CAGGGTGAAGACCTCAAGAAGGCAATCTGCAGCAGGTGTTTACAAAGAGTGCATAACCAAGGAATAACCATTAATTTACCTAATTAAAAATGTGTTTGTCTTAACTTGTATGAACACGTTTCTAGCATGCGCATAGATCTACCTCCAAGACAGGAAATCTAATTTTGGATTTGGCATCAAACCTCGGACCTAATTATGTATATTTGTAGCTAAACAAATACAATGAAAAATTTCCAGAGAATGAAACCGGGCTCAATCAACAGAGATACACACACAGAGAAGAGGCAGCAATAGGCAAGAGATTTACCaagggggagagggagagatgcTCGATTTGAGAAGAGAAATCAACGCCTTACTCGTGAGTGGCGCCAACTGGCGGCAATGAGGTTGAAAAGGGCAGCAACTGTCGGCAGTGACTGGACGTCGAAGGAAGCCGATGCAAGGAAACCACCGTCGATGATCGAGTTTGTCTAAGAGTAGTCAAAGGTAAGGCGAAATCACAGGTTGGGGCTCGACGCGTATATGATTTCCCAAGAAGCAATACACTGACCGTGTGAAGGGCTTTTGATTAATGGCCACTACTCTAATTAATTCCTGCTCAACTTTTAGCACGACAGAAATGTTGTCATTTAAGGCCACTTATAGGCACGATTTATGGGTCACCGCACGGAATCTCATGACATTTCCCATTATTTATTTCGTTTGTGCCTTTTTGTGGCATAAGCCATCTATTTCCCACTAGCAGTTGTCATGGGAAGCAAAATCGTGGCTAAAtgccaaatttcttgtagtgctagTTTCAAAGTTACATCTTAAAGTTCTTATTATTGCTGAACCAATGGTGAATACTTCCAGGTTAGAGATGTGGCGTGATAGATTAAGGTTTGAAAACTCTTGTTCTAATGTTGATATAGGGGGTAAGTTATGGATTTTTTGGTCTCAATATATAAATCTTTTCACAGATTGCATGGGGGATCAATTTTTTATAGTTCGGGTTAATGGGAACTTGAAAGAATTCCTATTTACTTTTGTTTATGCGAAATGCTCCTACTTGGAGCGTAGAAGACTTTGGAGTGCTTTGATGAGTGCAAACATCCATAATATACCATGGATGGTGATGGGTGACTTTAACATTATTAGGAATGATACCAAGCAAAGGGGGGGTTGGCCAAGTCTGGCTTTGGCTACAGAGGAATTTAATTGTTGGTTGgattcttgtggcttgcttgAGATGCAATTTAGTGGGAATTCCTATTCTTGGTGTAATGACATACTGGCCTATGTAGAAAATGGGCTCGACTTGATCGTTGCTTTCTAAATATGGTTGCTTTTGATGTATTTCTTGATGCTCATATAAAATACTTGGCGAGAACTTCATCAGATCATGCCCCAATGTAAGTATCATTGGAGAAGCAGTTGATACTCTATGGCTATCCTTCCTTCAAATTTTAGCATATGTGGGTATCCCATTCTCAATTTTTTGGATGTGTTTCTGAGGCTTGGAATGTCGAGGATGTTGGGGGATCAAGGTTTTATAGCATTGTATCAAAGCTTAAACGTTTAAAGGTTGCTCTGAGATCATGGAATAAGCAAATTTTTGGAAGGACTAAAACCAACATTGCAAAGCTTGAGGCTCGTATCAAGGGGTTGGAGGATAGTCTACATTCtactttttcaaaagaagtggAGATTGATTTAGTTGTCTCTCAGTTGGAGCTCTCGATTTGGTTGGATAGGGAAAAGCAGCGTTTAGCTCAACAAGCCAAACAAGGATGGATAAAAAAGGGTGAAGCAAATTCGGCTTTTTTCATGTTGTGAGTCACCGAAATAACAAAGATGTGAAGGAGATGAAGCTTGAGTATGGTACAATTCTTTCTTCACCTAAGCAGATTCATGATGGggctattcattatttttcacatttcttGGAGGCTGGTGATAGACGTGGTGAGTCGAATCTGAAGGAATTGGTACAATAGGTGATCTCTTTGGAAGATAATGAGTTTTTATGTCGTGTTCCGACAATGCAGGAAGTTTACGATGCTCTTTACTCCATACCGGAAGATAGTAGCCCGGGTCCTAgcaagtttggtttgggtttttaaCTATCTTGTTGGCACATTGTGGGCATTGACTTTGTGGATGCTATGGCGGAGTTTTTTTTAGGTATGGTCCTCCCAcgattttttaatacaactttcTTGGTATTAATTCTGAAAGTGAAAAATCCGGTGAGCTTTGATAAGTTTAGGCCAATAAGTTTGTGtacaatattttacaaaatatgcTCAAAGATTGTGGTTAATTGTCTTTCCCCTTTGCTTACCAAAATTATTTCACCTGAGCAAGGAGCCTTTATCTCAGGCCGTAGCATTTTCGAAAACATTAGTGTTACTCAAGAGATGATTCATGCTATTAATAAACCGTCTTATGGTGGAAATGTGGCTTTAATGATTAACATGGCCAAGGCTTATAACAGTGTGGATTGGTAATTTCTTTTGCATGTTTTGAAATCGTTTGGCTTCTCAAAAAAATTTTGCTTGCTTATTACACAATGCATTACTAATCCA
This is a stretch of genomic DNA from Carya illinoinensis cultivar Pawnee chromosome 3, C.illinoinensisPawnee_v1, whole genome shotgun sequence. It encodes these proteins:
- the LOC122304985 gene encoding uncharacterized protein LOC122304985; amino-acid sequence: MRLKRAATVGSDWTSKEADARKPPSMIELEMWRDRLRFENSCSNVDIGDCMGDQFFIVRVNGNLKEFLFTFVYAKCSYLERRRLWSALMSANIHNIPWMHMWVSHSQFFGCVSEAWNVEDVGGSRFYSIVSKLKRLKVALRSWNKQIFGRTKTNIAKLEARIKGLEDSLHSTFSKEVEIDLVVSQLELSIWLDREKQRLAQQAKQGWIKKGEANSAFFML